From the genome of Amia ocellicauda isolate fAmiCal2 chromosome 14, fAmiCal2.hap1, whole genome shotgun sequence, one region includes:
- the LOC136768730 gene encoding hyaluronidase-1 isoform X1, with the protein MPLLPNVPFLTVWNAPTQACKTKYGVDLDLSQFDITLNQNESFIGDNITIFYMNQLGRYPFYTPQGAPVNGGVPQNASLPEHLQYARADIKRYIPNSPYSGLAVVDWESWRPLWVQNFDSKKVYKEASRALVWQKHPNWTTLQVESEAQREFQEAGRAFMEDTLQLGREMRPGGRWGFYGMPNCFNQYTNTSVNYTGKCAEVHMKRNDEMGWLWQASSALYPSVYLGSGLRGKGDAIRLYIQNTVLEAKRCSGQVTPISPSVLPYASIVYYSLEFLSQEDLVHTIGESAALGAVGIVLWGSGQYAASQASCTKLKTYLHGVLGRYLLNVSTAAELCSKERCSANGRCMRKTTNSDAYLHLNPASFTILQNLTVKGALSEGDQEFYNTEFGCQCYKGHKGESCTQTDTGSSTGLRTTMISLLFSISLLWLLL; encoded by the exons ATGCCTCTGTTGCCCAATGTGCCTTTCCTGACGGTTTGGAATGCCCCAACGCAGGCCTGCAAGACCAAGTATGGTGTGGACCTGGACCTCAGCCAATTTGACATCACACTGAACCAGAATGAGAGCTTCATAGGGGACAATATCACCATCTTCTACATGAACCAACTGGGCCGCTACCCTTTTTACACACCCCAGGGGGCACCAGTGAATGGGGGGGTGCCACAGAATGCCAGTCTGCCAGAACACTTGCAGTATGCACGGGCTGACATCAAGCGGTACATCCCAAACTCTCCTTACTCAGGCCTGGCGGTTGTGGACTGGGAGAGCTGGCGACCACTGTGGGTGCAGAACTTTGATTCCAAAAAGGTGTACAAGGAGGCCTCCAGGGCACTGGTGTGGCAGAAGCACCCCAATTGGACCACGCTTCAAGTGGAAAGCGAAGCCCAGAGGGAGTTCCAAGAGGCTGGACGGGCGTTCATGGAGGATACACTCCAGCTGGGCCGCGAGATGAGACCTGGGGGCCGGTGGGGGTTCTACGGTATGCCCAACTGCTTCAACCAGTACACAAACACCTCGGTGAACTACACAGGGAAGTGTGCTGAAGTGCATATGAAGAGAAACGATGAAATGGGCTGGCTCTGGCAGGCCAGTTCTGCCCTGTACCCAAGCGTCTATCTGGGATCAGGCCTGCGTGGCAAGGGGGATGCTATCCGGCTGTACATCCAAAACACTGTATTGGAAGCCAAGAGGTGCTCAGGACAGGTGACCCCCATCAGCCCATCTGTGCTGCCCTATGCTAGCATAGTCTATTATTCCCTGGAGTTCCTTTCACAG GAGGACTTGGTTCACACCATTGGGGAGTCCGCAGCACTGGGAGCAGTGGGGATTGTGCTCTGGGGAAGTGGACAGTATGCAGCATCTCAG GCTAGTTGCACCAAGTTAAAAACCTACCTGCATGGGGTGCTGGGCAGGTACCTGCTGAACGTGTCCACAGCGGCAGAGTTGTGCAGCAAGGAGAGATGCAGTGCTAATGGACGCTGCATGCGGAAAACCACCAATAGTGATGCGTACCTACACCTCAATCCTGCCAGCTTCACAATCTTGCAGAACCTGACTGTCAAGGGAGCACTGAGTGAGGGAGACCAAGAGTTCTACAACACAGAGTTTGGGTGTCAGTGCTACAAGGGGCACAAGGGAGAATCCTGCACTCAGACTGACACTGGCAGCTCCACTGGCCTGAGGACCACTATGATCAGCCTCCTATTCTCCATTAGCCTGTTGTGGCTGCTATTGTAG
- the LOC136768731 gene encoding myeloid-associated differentiation marker homolog, translating to MPVVSTTLKATPLLFARIAAIIFTCVAFSVAVHGGQVSHGTADWCMFCWCFSFAGSLLVILVELFGLQTRAPVSWRNFPITFACYASLFCLSASIIWPLYFIKGTHSSDQVRNYRITTTVFSVLATIAYICEVSISKARPGEVAGYMATAPGILKVCETFVACVIFVFISDPIAYDSHEALKWCLAVYCICFILSAAIIVLCVGECTGCLPFPFARFLSAYALLAVLMYASATIIWPIYKFDRKHGGQPSRTSDCGRYSGLCSWDKMVAVSVLTALNFILYLADLFYSARLIFVKV from the coding sequence ATGCCAGTTGTAAGCACCACATTGAAGGCAACGCCCTTGCTCTTTGCCCGCATAGCAGCAATAATCTTCACCTGCGTGGCCTTCAGCGTGGCGGTCCATGGTGGCCAAGTCTCTCATGGCACTGCCGACTGGTGCATGTTCTGCTGGTGCTTCAGCTTCGCGGGCTCCCTGCTGGTGATACTCGTGGAGCTGTTTGGTCTGCAGACCCGTGCGCCCGTCTCCTGGCGCAACTTCCCCATCACTTTCGCCTGCTATGCCTCCCTGTTTTGTCTCTCGGCCTCGATCATCTGGCCCCTTTACTTCATCAAGGGGACACACTCCTCGGACCAGGTGCGCAACTATCGCATCACCACCACCGTCTTCTCCGTCCTCGCCACCATCGCCTACATCTGTGAAGTGTCCATCAGCAAAGCTCGGCCCGGGGAAGTGGCCGGCTACATGGCCACGGCCCCCGGCATCCTAAAGGTGTGCGAGACCTTCGTTGCCTGTGTCATTTTCGTGTTCATCAGTGACCCGATCGCCTACGACAGCCACGAAGCCCTGAAATGGTGCCTGGCGGTATACTGCATCTGCTTCATCCTGTCGGCAGCCAtcattgtgctgtgtgtgggcGAGTGCACCGGCTGCCTGCCCTTCCCCTTCGCCCGCTTCCTCAGTGCCTACGCCCTGCTGGCCGTGCTGATGTACGCCTCAGCCACCATCATCTGGCCCATCTACAAGTTCGACAGGAAACACGGAGGGCAACCCAGTCGTACCTCTGACTGCGGTCGCTACAGCGGACTCTGTTCATGGGACAAGATGGTGGCTGTCTCCGTCCTCACTGCCCTTAATTTCATCCTCTACCTGGCCGACCTCTTCTACTCGGCTCGCCTGATCTTCGTGAAAGTCTGA
- the LOC136768730 gene encoding hyaluronidase-1 isoform X2 produces MNQLGRYPFYTPQGAPVNGGVPQNASLPEHLQYARADIKRYIPNSPYSGLAVVDWESWRPLWVQNFDSKKVYKEASRALVWQKHPNWTTLQVESEAQREFQEAGRAFMEDTLQLGREMRPGGRWGFYGMPNCFNQYTNTSVNYTGKCAEVHMKRNDEMGWLWQASSALYPSVYLGSGLRGKGDAIRLYIQNTVLEAKRCSGQVTPISPSVLPYASIVYYSLEFLSQEDLVHTIGESAALGAVGIVLWGSGQYAASQASCTKLKTYLHGVLGRYLLNVSTAAELCSKERCSANGRCMRKTTNSDAYLHLNPASFTILQNLTVKGALSEGDQEFYNTEFGCQCYKGHKGESCTQTDTGSSTGLRTTMISLLFSISLLWLLL; encoded by the exons ATGAACCAACTGGGCCGCTACCCTTTTTACACACCCCAGGGGGCACCAGTGAATGGGGGGGTGCCACAGAATGCCAGTCTGCCAGAACACTTGCAGTATGCACGGGCTGACATCAAGCGGTACATCCCAAACTCTCCTTACTCAGGCCTGGCGGTTGTGGACTGGGAGAGCTGGCGACCACTGTGGGTGCAGAACTTTGATTCCAAAAAGGTGTACAAGGAGGCCTCCAGGGCACTGGTGTGGCAGAAGCACCCCAATTGGACCACGCTTCAAGTGGAAAGCGAAGCCCAGAGGGAGTTCCAAGAGGCTGGACGGGCGTTCATGGAGGATACACTCCAGCTGGGCCGCGAGATGAGACCTGGGGGCCGGTGGGGGTTCTACGGTATGCCCAACTGCTTCAACCAGTACACAAACACCTCGGTGAACTACACAGGGAAGTGTGCTGAAGTGCATATGAAGAGAAACGATGAAATGGGCTGGCTCTGGCAGGCCAGTTCTGCCCTGTACCCAAGCGTCTATCTGGGATCAGGCCTGCGTGGCAAGGGGGATGCTATCCGGCTGTACATCCAAAACACTGTATTGGAAGCCAAGAGGTGCTCAGGACAGGTGACCCCCATCAGCCCATCTGTGCTGCCCTATGCTAGCATAGTCTATTATTCCCTGGAGTTCCTTTCACAG GAGGACTTGGTTCACACCATTGGGGAGTCCGCAGCACTGGGAGCAGTGGGGATTGTGCTCTGGGGAAGTGGACAGTATGCAGCATCTCAG GCTAGTTGCACCAAGTTAAAAACCTACCTGCATGGGGTGCTGGGCAGGTACCTGCTGAACGTGTCCACAGCGGCAGAGTTGTGCAGCAAGGAGAGATGCAGTGCTAATGGACGCTGCATGCGGAAAACCACCAATAGTGATGCGTACCTACACCTCAATCCTGCCAGCTTCACAATCTTGCAGAACCTGACTGTCAAGGGAGCACTGAGTGAGGGAGACCAAGAGTTCTACAACACAGAGTTTGGGTGTCAGTGCTACAAGGGGCACAAGGGAGAATCCTGCACTCAGACTGACACTGGCAGCTCCACTGGCCTGAGGACCACTATGATCAGCCTCCTATTCTCCATTAGCCTGTTGTGGCTGCTATTGTAG